From a single Triplophysa rosa linkage group LG1, Trosa_1v2, whole genome shotgun sequence genomic region:
- the LOC130554467 gene encoding general transcription factor II-I repeat domain-containing protein 2-like produces the protein MIKDAFVEAADSLFRDFKNKSEIVSAIKAVQLSRSTVTRRCELMADDLTQQLRKDITDCECFSLQLDESTDISDTAQLCVFIRMVFKDMTAREELLTLLHMKEHTRGEDIFRAFKDFVDKTQLPMSKLVSITTDGAPAMVGRSNGFIAKCKEDDAFPDFLNYHCIIHQQSLCAKMLNMKEIMDVCMKIVCSIRARSLQRRLFRTFLEEADCNHTDLLLHTDVRWLSRGKFLERFRGLLPEIKEFLLSTHNTEFKQLENEQWLLDLAFLTDLTNMLNELNLELQGKEKMVVNMISSVNAFKRKLQLLTSKLQRHELGNFQNIASELHKQGKEPAQLDSERYIEQIEKVRSDFDKRFQDFALLEPVATFMCFPFRDEHEVESLATDMGKLFQMNPSALENEILALQTDIEVKARASGQFWDLLAEEKYPNIRKCATSLTALFGSTYLCESAFSHMKIIKSKHRSTMTNDNLEACLRLATSSYCPNYAKLSDSIQCKSSE, from the coding sequence ATGATAAAAGACGCTTTTGTCGAGGCAGCAGACTCATTGTTTcgggattttaaaaacaaatctgagaTTGTGTCCGCCATCAAAGCTGTTCAGCTATCAAGATCTACAGTTACGCGTCGTTGTGAATTAATGGCCGATGACTTGACACAGCAACTGAGAAAGGACATAACTGATTGTGAATGTTTTTCATTGCAATTAGATGAGAGCACGGACATTAGTGATACTGCGCAATTGTGCGTTTTCATACGGATGGTGTTTAAAGACATGACAGCGAGAGAGGAACTGCTGACACTTCTGCATATGAAAGAACACACTCGGGGCGAAGACATTTTTCGGGCATTTAAGGACTTTGTCGACAAAACACAGCTTCCGATGTCTAAATTAGTGTCAATCACCACTGACGGAGCACCTGCGATGGTCGGCCGTTCTAACGGTTTTATTGCCAAGTGCAAGGAGGATGATGCTTTTCCGGACTTCCTTAATTACCATTGCATAATACACCAACAATCTCTATGTGCGAAAATGCTGAACATGAAAGAAATCATGGATGTATGCATGAAAATAGTCTGTTCAATTCGTGCACGTTCACTTCAGAGACGGCTCTTCCGCACTTTTTTGGAGGAAGCGGACTGCAACCACACAGATCTCCTGCTGCATACAGATGTCAGGTGGTTAAGCAGGGGCAAATTCTTGGAAAGATTTCGAGGGCTGCTGCCTGAGATAAAGGAGTTTCTCCTGTCTACACATAATACAGAATTCAAACAACTTGAGAACGAGCAGTGGCTTTTAGATTTGGCGTTTTTGACTGACCTGACTAATATGCTGAATGAGCTAAATTTAGAGCTGCAAGGTAAAGAGAAGATGGTGGTCAACATGATCAGCTcagttaatgctttcaaaagaaaactACAGTTACTCACATCTAAGCTGCAGCGCCACGAATTAGGCAACTTCCAAAACATTGCATCTGAACTTCACAAGCAAGGAAAGGAGCCAGCACAACTTGACAGTGAGCGCTACATTGAGCAAATTGAAAAGGTCAGATCAGACTTTGACAAACGTTTTCAAGACTTTGCTTTACTTGAGCCAGTTGCTACATTCATGTGCTTTCCATTTAGAGATGAGCATGAGGTTGAGTCCCTGGCCACAGACATGGGAAAGCTGTTTCAGATGAACCCATCCGCATTGGAAAATGAGATTTTAGCACTGCAGACTGACATTGAGGTGAAGGCAAGGGCCAGTGGACAGTTTTGGGACCTTCTTGCAGAAGAGAAGTATCCAAATATCAGAAAATGTGCCACCTCACTGACCGCACTGTTTGGCTCAACTTATCTATGTGAGTCAGCCTTTTCTCACATGAAGATTATTAAGTCAAAACACCGGTCCACCATGACTAATGACAATTTGGAGGCCTGTTTGAGACTAGCTACCAGCAGCTACTGCCCAAATTATGCAAAACTGTCTGATTCAATTCAGTGCAAGTCATCAGAATAA